GACTATGACAATTTGCCCGAAGAATACTGGGAAAATGTCGAACTTTCCAAACAACTTAGGGATAGTTTAATCCATCATACCAAGACCCTCGGACCCACAGCCCCGCCTTTGGACTTCAACCCCCTTTCATTCCTTGACTATATTATAGGCATGAAACATGACCTTTATTTGGTAGAAAAACTATAACCACATTTAATGAGACAATAACACTCTACACCCCGAATCTGAAATTAATTATATCTCCGTCTTTGACCACATATGTTTTCCCCTCGAGCCTGAGTAACCCAAGGGATTTTGCTTCTGCCATGTCTTTGACCTTCATGAAATCCTCAAACGATATGACCTCTGCCCTTATAAAGCCTCTCTCCATGTCCGAATGAACCTTGCCTGCGGCATTAAGGCAGGTTTCCCCCCTTTTAATACTCCATGCCCTGACCTCATCACCAACCACTGTAAAAAAAGATATAAGCCCAAGAGACTCATAAAGGGCATGTGTAAGCCGTTCAACTATAGTGCCTTCGATGCCCATGTCATCACGAAATGCCTTTGCCTCATTAGGAGAAAGCTCCCTTAGCTCCATCTCAAGTTTTCCAAAGACAGAAAGGGTTAAGGTCTCTCCTTCCCTGAAGCCTGTGCCTGCCTCCTTTAGGTTAATGACGATGACCTCTGGTTTTATGGAGAGAAACTGAAGGTGTCTTATTGCTCTATGTTCGTCAGCAGTTAATCTTACATCTCTTAGGGGAATCTCTTTTTCAAGGCTGTCTTTAAACCTCAAGAGCACTTTTTTCTCCTCCTCGTCAGGCTTTTTCCCTTTTTTGGCTGATTGCTCCATTGACTCAAGCCTTTTATCCACAAGGGAAAAGTCCCAAAACAAAAGCTCTGATTCAACTGCCTTTATATCCCTTAATGGGTCTATAGAGCCCATCGGATGAATTACCATATCGTCTTGAAATGCCCTCACAACATGGAGTAGTGCATCTGCATCTTTTATGTGCTCAAGCACAGCCCTGTTTTGCTTTGCATCGCCTTTTATAAAACCAATATAATCCATAACCTCTATCTGGGTATAAGTGGTCTTTTTTGGCTTGA
This sequence is a window from Nitrospirota bacterium. Protein-coding genes within it:
- the ychF gene encoding redox-regulated ATPase YchF — protein: MRLALIGISNSGKTTIFNALTGQRIPVTQYPETTAGKPHIGAVNVPDSRLERLSLLFKPKKTTYTQIEVMDYIGFIKGDAKQNRAVLEHIKDADALLHVVRAFQDDMVIHPMGSIDPLRDIKAVESELLFWDFSLVDKRLESMEQSAKKGKKPDEEEKKVLLRFKDSLEKEIPLRDVRLTADEHRAIRHLQFLSIKPEVIVINLKEAGTGFREGETLTLSVFGKLEMELRELSPNEAKAFRDDMGIEGTIVERLTHALYESLGLISFFTVVGDEVRAWSIKRGETCLNAAGKVHSDMERGFIRAEVISFEDFMKVKDMAEAKSLGLLRLEGKTYVVKDGDIINFRFGV